In Malus sylvestris chromosome 16, drMalSylv7.2, whole genome shotgun sequence, the following are encoded in one genomic region:
- the LOC126606333 gene encoding endoglucanase 8-like, translated as MARNLLCLPGNVSSFRAPLAALFLLSLFFHSTSAATHDYRDALRKSILFFEGQRSGKLPPDQRLKWRRDSALHDGSAAGVDLSGGYYDAGDNVKFGFPMAFTTTLLAWSVIDFGRTMGPELKNAVRAVKWGSDYLLKATAVPDVVFVQVGDPYSDHNCWERPEDMDTSRAVYKIDKNHPGSDVAGETAAALAAASIVFRSRDPAYSRFLLNRAVRVFEFADRHRGAYSASLHHAVCPFYCDVNGFQDELLWGAVWLHKASRRRVYREYIVKNEVVLRAGDTINEFGWDNKHAGINVLISKEVLMGKADYFESFTQNADEFICSILPGLSHPQVQYSPGGLIFKPGGSNMQHVTSLSFLLLSYSNYLSHANKNVPCGETSASPAFLKQLAKRQVDYILGDNPLRMSYMVGYGARYPQRIHHRGSSLPSVQAHPARIGCKAGSRYFLSPNPNPNLLVGAVVGGPNSSDAFPDSRPFFQESEPTTYINAPLVGLLSYFSAHY; from the exons ATGGCGCGAAACCTCCTCTGCCTCCCGGGGAATGTTTCCTCATTTCGCGCCCCTCTCGCAGCCCTCTTcctcctttctctttttttccaCTCAACCAGCGCCGCCACCCACGACTACCGCGACGCTCTCCGCAAGAGCATCCTCTTCTTCGAAGGCCAACGCTCAGGCAAGCTCCCCCCGGATCAACGGCTAAAATGGCGCCGCGACTCCGCATTGCACGACGGGTCCGCCGCCGGA GTGGACTTATCGGGCGGCTACTACGACGCCGGCGACAACGTAAAGTTCGGATTTCCAATGGCATTCACGACGACGTTGCTGGCGTGGAGCGTCATCGACTTCGGGAGAACCATGGGTCCGGAGCTCAAGAACGCGGTTCGGGCCGTGAAATGGGGCTCCGACTACCTCCTCAAGGCGACGGCGGTGCCCGACGTCGTTTTTGTCCAGGTCGGCGACCCGTACTCGGACCACAACTGCTGGGAGCGGCCGGAGGACATGGACACGTCACGCGCTGTGTACAAGATCGATAAGAACCACCCGGGGTCTGACGTGGCAGGCGAAACAGCCGCTGCTCTCGCCGCTGCTTCTATCGTGTTCAGATCACGTGACCCGGCTTACTCTAGATTCCTCCTCAATCGAGCCGTTAGG GTGTTCGAGTTTGCTGACAGGCACCGGGGTGCGTACAGCGCGAGCCTGCACCATGCCGTGTGCCCTTTTTACTGCGACGTGAACGGCTTCCAG GATGAGTTGCTGTGGGGAGCAGTGTGGCTGCACAAGGCATCGAGGAGGCGCGTATACAGAGAATATATAGTGAAGAACGAGGTGGTGTTGCGAGCAGGCGATACAATTAATGAGTTTGGTTGGGACAACAAGCATGCTGGGATTAACGTCCTCATTTCCAAG GAAGTGCTTATGGGAAAAGCAGATTATTTCGAATCTTTCACGCAGAATGCTGATGAGTTTATATGTTCCATACTGCCTGGACTTTCTCATCCTCAAGTCCAATATTCTCCTG GTGGCTTGATATTCAAGCCAGGAGGTAGTAACATGCAGCATGTGACCTCACTTTCATTCCTACTTCTGTCCTACTCCAACTATCTAAGCCATGCCAATAAGAACGTGCCATGTGGCGAGACCTCTGCCTCCCCTGCTTTCCTCAAACAATTGGCCAAACGCCAG GTGGACTACATTCTAGGTGATAATCCATTGAGGATGTCGTATATGGTGGGATACGGTGCACGCTACCCACAGAGGATACACCACCGGGGCAGCTCGCTACCATCGGTGCAGGCCCACCCGGCCCGTATCGGGTGTAAAGCCGGGTCTAGATACTTCTTGAGTCCAAATCCCAACCCAAATTTGCTGGTGGGAGCAGTGGTTGGTGGGCCCAACAGCTCAGACGCGTTCCCCGACTCGAGGCCTTTCTTCCAAGAATCCGAGCCCACCACTTACATCAATGCGCCGCTGGTGGGCctactttcatatttttcagcCCACTATTGA